From a region of the Panicum virgatum strain AP13 chromosome 2K, P.virgatum_v5, whole genome shotgun sequence genome:
- the LOC120673760 gene encoding glucan endo-1,3-beta-glucosidase 5-like: MAARAAALLAAIFLGALGTARRADAAIGVNWGTVSSHRAPPGVVVDLMHANRISKVKLFDTDPGVLRALAGSGIQVMVGLTNGELASVAGSQAAADAWVAQNVSRYVGRGGVDIRYIAVGNEPFLTSYQGQFESYIIPAMTNIQQSLVKANLASYVKLVVPCNADAYESASVPSQGVFRTELTQIMTQLAAFLSSSGAPFVVNIYPFLSLYQNSDFPQDYAFFEGSTHPLVDGPNVYYNAFDGNFDTLVSALGKIGYGNLPIAIGEIGWPTEGAPSANLTAARAFNQGLINRITSNKGTPLRPGVPPADVYLFSLLDEEQKSILPGNFERHWGIFSFDGQAKYPLNLGLGNSVLKNAKEVPYLPSRWCVANPARNLDSISDHMKLACSMADCTTLYYGGSCYGIGQKGNVSYAFNSYYQQQKQDPKSCDFGGLGMITYLDPSMGECRFLVGVDDSKSSSAASCGSGCCGVCCGQWMLAFWVFMYLRMMGSA; encoded by the exons ATGGCCGCCCGAGCCGCCGCGCTGCTTGCCGCCATCTTCCTGGGGGCCCTCGGCACCGCGCGGCGGGCCGACGCGGCGATCGGGGTGAACTGGGGCACCGTCTCGtcccaccgcgcgccgccgggcgtGGTGGTGGACCTGATGCACGCGAACCGGATCAGCAAGGTCAAGCTCTTCGACACCGACCCGGGCGTgctgcgcgcgctcgccggcagcGGCATCCAGGTCATGGTCGGCCTCACCAACGGCGAGCTCGCAAGCGTCGCGGGTTCGCAGGCGGCCGCCGACGCCTGGGTCGCACAGAACGTGTCGCGGTACGTCGGTCGCGGCGGCGTGGACATCCG ATATATTGCTGTGGGCAATGAGCCTTTCCTGACAAGCTACCAGGGTCAATTCGAATCATATATCATTCCAGCAATGACAAATATTCAGCAATCACTGGTGAAAGCTAATCTTGCTAGTTACGTAAAGCTAGTAGTCCCCTGCAATGCAGATGCGTATGAGAGTGCTTCTGTTCCATCCCAAGGAGTATTCAGGACTGAATTGACTCAGATAATGACCCAGTTGGCTGCTTTTCTGAGTTCTAGTGGGGCTCCATTCGTCGTCAATATCTATCCGTTCCTCAGTCTTTATCAAAATTCAGATTTCCCACAAGATTATGCCTTCTTTGAGGGATCTACTCACCCACTAGTAGATGGACCGAATGTGTATTACAATGCATTTGACGGGAACTTTGACACATTAGTTTCTGCTCTTGGTAAAATCGGCTATGGGAACTTACCGATCGCAATCGGTGAGATTGGTTGGCCAACTGAGGGAGCACCAAGTGCAAACTTAACTGCAGCGAGGGCATTCAATCAAGGGCTTATCAATCGTATTACAAGCAACAAGGGAACTCCACTCCGACCTGGTGTCCCTCCAGCTGATGTCTATCTTTTCAGCCTCCTCGATGAGGAGCAGAAGAGCATACTACCAGGAAATTTTGAGCGACATTGGGGGATCTTCTCTTTTGACGGACAAGCCAAGTACCCACTGAATCTTGGGCTGGGCAATTCTGTATTGAAGAATGCTAAAGAGGTTCCTTACCTTCCATCACGGTGGTGTGTGGCAAACCCTGCTCGAAATCTCGACAGCATTTCTGATCACATGAAGCTTGCCTGCAGCATGGCTGATTGCACTACTCTGTACTATGGAGGTTCATGCTACGGCATTGGGCAGAAGGGCAACGTTTCATATGCTTTCAACAGCTACTATCAGCAGCAGAAACAGGACCCGAAGAGCTGTGATTTTGGTGGGCTTggtatgataacctacctcgatCCATCGATGGGCGAATGCCGCTTTCTTGTTGGCGTTGATGACAGTAAGAGTTCTTCAGCTGCCTCTTGCGGCAGTGGATGCTGTGGGGTCTGTTGTGGGCAGTGGATGTTAGCTTTCTGGGTGTTCATGTACCTTAGAATGATGGGTTCGGCCTAA